Proteins from a single region of Cryptococcus neoformans var. grubii H99 chromosome 5, complete sequence:
- a CDS encoding calcineurin subunit B, whose protein sequence is MGAAESSMFNSLEKNSNFSGPELMRLKKRFMKLDKDGSGSIDKDEFLQIPQIANNPLAHRMIAIFDEDGSGTVDFQEFVGGLSAFSSKGGRDEKLRFAFKVYDMDRDGYISNGELYLVLKQMVGNNLKDQQLQQIVDKTIMEADKDGDGKLSFEEFTQMVASTDIVKQMTLEDLF, encoded by the exons ATGGGTGCCGCTGAATCCTCGATGTTTAACTCTCTGGAGAAGAACTCCAACT TCTCCGGACCGGAGCTTATGAggttgaaaaagagattTATGAAGCTTGACAAGGACGGTTCTGGATCGATCGACAAAGACGAGTTTCTTCAGATCCCTCAAATCGCGAATAATCCTTTGGCACATCGAATGATAGCAATCTTTGACGAAGA TGGAAGTGGAACGGTCGACTTTCAAGAATTTGTTGGAGGTTTGAGCGCTTTTAGTAGTAAAGGAGGTCGTGATGAGAAGCTGAGAT TCGCTTTCAAGGTGTATGACATGGATCGAGACGGTTACATCTCTAACGGTGAACTGTATCTTGTGTTGAAGCAAATGGTCGGAAACAACCTTAAG GACCAACAATTGCAACAAATTGTAGACAAAACCATCATGGAGGCTGACAAAGATGG GGATGGAAAGCTCTCTTTTGAGGAGTTCACACAAATGGTCGCCAGCACAGATATTGTAAA GCAAATGACCCTCGAAGATCTCTTCTGA
- a CDS encoding adenosylhomocysteinase, with product MSNYKVADISLAAFGRKEIELAEHEMPGLMYLREKYAQSQPLKGARIAGCLHMTIQTAVLIETLTALGAQVTWSSCNIFSTQDHAAAAIAATGVPVFAWKGETEEEYLWCIDQTLKAFPEGQALNMILDDGGDLTSMVHEKYPELLGDIKGLSEETTTGVHHLYKMFKDGKLKVPAINVNDSVTKSKFDNYYGCRESLVDGIKRATDVMLAGKVAVVAGFGDVGKGCAESLRSYGARVIVTEIDPINALQAAMAGYEVTTMEEAAPRGNVFVTTTGCRDIITGAHFEAMPEDAIVSNIGHFDVEIDVAWLKANAAECVNIKPQVDRFTMKSGRHVILLAEGRLVNLGCGTGHPSFVMSCSFANQVLAQIALWTNPEAYPLGVHMLPKSLDEEVARAHLAQLGIKLTTMTKVQADYLGLPVQGPYKPDHYRY from the exons ATG TCTAACTACAAGGTCGCCGACATCTCTCTTGCTGCTTTTGGCCGAAAGGAGATTGAGCTCGCTGAGCACGAGATGCCCGGTCTCATGTACCTTCGTGAGAAGTACGCCCAGTCCCAGCCCCTCAAGGGTGCCAGGATTGCTGGCTGTCTGCATAT GACCATCCAGACCGCTGTTCTCATCGAGACCCTTACCGCTCTCGGTGCCCAGGTCACCTGGTCTTCCTGCAACATTTTCTCCACCCAGGACCACGCCGCTGCCGCCATCGCCGCCACTGGTGTGCCCGTCTTTGCCTGGAAGGGTGAGACTGAGGAGGAGTACCTTTGGTGTATCGACCAGACCCTCAAGGCTTTCCCCGAGGGCCAGGCTCTTAACATGATCCTCGATGACGGTGGTGATCTCACCTCAATGGTCCACGAGAAGTACCCCGAGCTCCTCGGTG ACATCAAGGGTCTCTCTGAGGAGACCACCACCGGTGTTCACCATCTCTACAAGATGTTCAAGGACGGCAAGCTCAAGGTTCCCGCCATCAACGTTAACGACTCCGTCACCAAGTCCAAGTTCGACAACTACTATGGATGCCGAGAGTCCCTCGTTGACGGTATCAAGCGAGCCACCGACGTTATGCTTGCCGGTAAGGTCGCTGTCGTTGCCGGCTTCGGTGATGTTGGTAAGGGTTGTGCCGAGTCCCTCCGATCTTACGGTGCCCGAGTCATCGTTACCGAGATCGATCCTATCAACGCCCTCCAGGCCGCTATGGCCGGTTACGAGGTCACCACCATGGAGGAGGCTGCTCCCCGCGGTAACGTCTTCGTCACCACCACTGGCTGCAGAGACATCATCACTGGCGCCCATTTCGAGGCCATGCCCGAGGACGCCATCGTCTCCAA CATCGGCCACTTTGACGTTGAGATTGACGTTGCTTGGCTTAAGGCCAACGCCGCTGAGTGCGTTAACATCAAGCCCCAGGTTGACCGATTTACCATGAAGAGCGGCCGACACGTTATCCTCCTCGCTGAGGGTCGTCTCGTTAACCTCGGTTGTGGTACCGGTCACCCCTCTTTCG TCATGTCTTGCTCTTTTGCCAACCAGGTTTTGGCTCAGATCGCCCTTTGGACTAACCCGGAAGCTTATCCGCTCGGTGTCCACATGCTCCCCAAGTCTCTTGACGAGGAGGTCGCTCGTGCCCACTTGGCTCAGCTCGGCATCAAGCTCACCACCATGACCAAGGTACAGGCCGACTACCTCGGTTTGCCCGTCCAAGGTCCTTACAAGCCCGACCACTAC AGGTATTAA
- a CDS encoding exocyst complex component protein — MSAQDAPPRRPAKRNTSTTIRSSKPRDPAIERALQLSTFESNYSTEEFIGTLSEKLIAESKANPGPFNPTPFLQTFSPALDTLLELRKQVTENTKKMETDVRRAEREYGKRLRELDGGFEAIGKSFSNLESKITDVGRTAVRIGEQLENLHQTRSTAQNTSLLLSYYLSLTHQTATTGENTSPLEQLFATRTSRQGREKLAVVLRRLMAIAKDVADNAATALSEAEAGVVPNEVTNGDGESQEPIVSQKVVSKRRMEKEKAERVRDEIEGYCERFEKELLRLFDRSYRKGDPRMMAHCAKTLQEFNGGASCIQIYVNQHDFFIKDHSQIEKDEQDGFRVDIWATIGNPDEPPPTTEPGLEALCKSIRSTISQESQIMKAVFYPNSSAVMEGFLQRIFAQVIQQHLEGLAQRASSISTLAVLRILHLTHSVCSSLVEDLKTYDSTLTMPPASSSRAPAPAGSGGSFSAFLDRALEEMYVPWLEGTRYLECESKNLVELYAGLLSRFTRYHETVLQAKPNSLVNKVVHQLASSSSAATTSSTAQTAAAAISKYANLFTSSTNPKTGTATPTLPPSFQKPGLAGQMRGVNGADTSAWGTGSSTPVIRSIAGQELKGDLVNKGLEDKVWSTDGILAPAMAERMLKWHAEAVGRAVELSNNGDVGKNALALLKVLSEAIGRSFIETALDSTLARLEQQDSKTEPDLQPLAVLKPVDQICYLWQRYTTTALFPLAGSNVPVRREMTTLNSHNVMRMEGKVNNVIQKAIDNVIGWLSYLLTKQKKNDYKPKNDELSFARTITEPCELCCEFLATVKDAANEGLSGKNAEAFLTEIGVSFHTLLLDHYKKFPVNPTGGLMLTKDLASYQDAMASYGIPAINDRFDMLRQLGNSFIVQPNVLKSYLTESHLGHIDARLLRPYLAQRSDYSQFSRSLQLDDGLSAGAASHDTFTTPHAPGHGHGLFKGSRLSTMSGVAGAGMGKLKDMLKELDTLSLEEVSGERKARANAARAPAAYQPMPMFYMH, encoded by the exons ATGTCAGCCCAAGATGCCCCTCCACGGCGCCCAGCGAAGAGGAACACGTCGACAACTATTAGAAGCAGCAAACCGCGCGATCCGGCCATCGAACGGGCCCTACAACTATCGACCTTTGAGAGCAACTACAGTACTGAGGAGTTCATCGGGACATTGAGTGAAAAGCTCATTGCCGAGTCAAAGGCAAACCCTGGGC CTTTCAATCCCACGCCGTTCTTGCAGACGTTTTCGCCGGCTTTGGATACACTACTTGAATTACGGAAGCAAGTAACAGAAAATACAAAAAAGATGGAGACGGATGTGAGGAGGGCAGAGCGAGAGTATGGTAAGAGACTGAGAGAGCTTGACGGTGGTTTTGAG GCCATTGGTAAATCATTCTCCAACTTGGAGAGCAAGATAACGGATGTAGGACGGACAGCAGTTCGAATAG GTGAACAGCTTGAAAATTTACACCAAACACGCTCAACTGCTCAAAATACATCTCTCCTGCTCTCGTATTACCTCTCGCTCACTCACCAAACAGCCACCACAGGCGAAAATACAAGCCCGTTGGAGCAGCTTTTTGCAACACGTACCTCCAGACAAGGTCGAGAGAAACTCGCTGTCGTGTTGAGAAGGTTAATGGCCATCGCCAAAGACGTAGCAGACAATGCGGCTACAGCTTTATCTGAAGCCGAAGCCGGCGTGGTCCCCAATGAAGTAACAAATGGGGATGGAGAGTCGCAAGAACCTATTGTCAGTCAAAAAGTCGTTTCAAAgcggaggatggagaaggaaaaagcggagagagtgagagatgagattgaAGGGTATTGCGAGAGGTTTGAAAAGGAGCTTCTAAGGCTGTTTGACAGAAGTTACAGAAAGGGTGATCCCAGAATGATGGCG CACTGCGCAAAAACACTCCAAGAGTTTAACGGAGGAGCTTCGTGTATCCAGATATACGTCAATCAGCACGACTTTTTCATTAAAGATCACAGCCAGATTGAAAAAGATGAGCAAGACGGCTTCCGCGTTGATAT CTGGGCGACGATTGGCAACCCTGATGAACCGCCTCCCACGACCGAACCGGGGTTGGAAGCGCTCTGCAAATCCATCCGCTCGACTATCAGCCAAGAATCACAGATCATGAAAGCTGTCTTTTATCCCAACTCGAGCGCGGTTATGGAAGGTTTCTTACAACGTATCTTTGCCCAAGTC ATCCAGCAACATTTGGAAGGTCTCGCCCAGCGAGCATCGTCCATCTCTACCCTTGCCGTCCTTCGTATTCTCCACCTTACGCACTCTGTCTGTTCGTCTCTTGTCGAAGATCTCAAGACGTATGACTCGACACTCACTATGCCGCCTGCCAGCTCTTCAAGGGCACCAGCTCCTGCCGGTTCCGGTGGATCTTTCTCCGCTTTTCTAGACCGTGCTTTGGAAGAAATGTATGTACCTTGGTTAGAAGGAACGAGGTATCTTGAATGCGAGAGTAAAAACTTGGTCGAGCTCTATGCTGGATTACTCAGTCGCTTCACACGTTATCAT GAAACCGTTTTGCAAGCTAAACCTAATTCCCTTGTCAATAAGGTCGTCCATCAGCTCGCGTCCAGCAGTTCGGCCGCTacaacatcttccaccgCCCAAACCGCGGCTGCTGCCATATCCAAATACGCCAACCTCTTCACCTCATCCACTAATCCCAAAACCGGTACTGCGACGCCTACACTCCCTCCATCATTTCAAAAACCCGGTCTCGCAGGACAAATGCGTGGTGTGAACGGCGCAGACACGTCGGCGTGGGGTACGGGTAGTTCCACGCCTGTCATAAGGTCCATAGCTGGGCAAGAGCTGAAGGGAGATTTGGTGAACAAGGGCTTGGAAGATAAAGTCTGGTCGACAGATGGGATCCTGGCACCAGCCATGGCTGAGAGGATGTTAAAGTGGCATGCTGAGGCAGTGGGAAGAGCTGTAGAGCTGAGTAACAATGGCGATGT CGGTAAGAATGCTTTGGCATTGCTAAAAGTGTTGTCCGAGGCTATCGGGCGGTCATTCATCGAGACTGCTCTTGATTC CACCCTTGCGAGATTGGAACAGCAAGATAGCAAAACTGAACCGGATCTTCAGCCCCTTGCGGTACTCAAACCGGTGGATCAGATTTGTTACCTGTGGCAACGTTATACTACTACAGCTCTGTTCCCTTTAGCAGGCTCGAATGTGCCTGTTAGGAGAGAAATGACCACACTCAACTCGCACAATGtaatgaggatggagggCAAGGTGAATAATGTCATACAAAAGGCGATCGACA ACGTAATTGGTTGGCTAAGCTATCTCCTCACcaagcaaaagaagaatgacTACAAGCCCAAGAACGACGAACTTTCTTTTGCGCGGACAATCACCGAACCATGCGAACTTTGTTGCGAGTTTTTGGCTACAGTCAAAGATGCTGCAAACGAGGGGCTGAGCGGAAAGAATGCAGAGGCTTTCTTGACAGAGATTGGAGTTTCGTTCCACAC ATTATTACTGGATCACTACAAGAAATTCCCGGTAAACCCGACTGGTGGTTTGATGTTGACAAA GGATCTTGCCTCGTATCAAGATGCCATGGCTTCTTACGGTATACCTGCTATCAACGACCGCTTCGATATGCTTCGTCAGCTCGGCAATTCATTCATCGTCCAACCCAACGTCCTCAAATCTTATCTCACCGAGTCTCATCTCGGCCATATTGATGCCCGCTTATTACGACCTTACCTTGCCCAACGTTCGGACTACTCCCAGTTCTCTCGTTCACTCCAACTTGATGACGGCTTGTCTGCAGGTGCTGCTTCGCATGACACCTTTACCACCCCTCACGCGCCCGGTCATGGCCATGGGTTATTTAAAGGTTCGAGACTGAGTACCATGAGTGGTGTCGCTGGTGCGGGGATGGGCAAATTGAAAGATATGTTGAAAGAGCTTGACACTCTGTCACTGGAGGAGGTTTCGGGGGAGAGAAAAGCCCGAGCCAATGCTGCCAGGGCCCCAGCAGCTTATCAACCTATGCCCATGTTTTACATGCACTAG